From the genome of Tindallia californiensis, one region includes:
- a CDS encoding amidohydrolase, whose product MKKLIKNATILTMESNRLVKGDIGIEKDRISFIGKMPDHFDPEYEIDARNHMVMPGMINAHSHGAMSLLRNYADDIPFWEWLTEKVWPIEAKMNSNDVYWGTMISIAEMIRSGTTAYADMYFHSEETAKASLEAGIRCSIAKGLVGSSEEDEQRMADTRTLYKEWNGAGDGIISVMAGPHAPYTCDASFLGKVMNLSDELNIPIHIHLSESEKEIEESIKKHGKSPIAHVHSLGLFKHHVLAAHCVYLMPGDIQLLREENIYVAHNPLSNLKLGNGIASIHEMKEAGVNIALGTDSSCSNNNLNLFEEMKMASLLAKGKTTDSTVLSAFETLQMATKNGARALNLEESIGVLKVGGKADLILINMDQPHWYPHQNLISSLVYSSHGSDVETVIINGKVVMEKKEFKTIDLEKIKYESKKIVERIY is encoded by the coding sequence ATGAAAAAATTGATTAAAAATGCAACCATACTCACCATGGAATCAAATCGGTTGGTGAAAGGTGATATAGGGATTGAAAAAGATAGAATTAGCTTTATTGGGAAAATGCCTGATCATTTTGATCCTGAATATGAAATTGATGCAAGAAATCATATGGTAATGCCGGGAATGATTAACGCTCATTCGCATGGTGCGATGTCACTTTTGAGAAATTATGCAGATGATATACCGTTCTGGGAGTGGTTAACAGAAAAAGTATGGCCCATCGAAGCTAAAATGAACAGCAATGATGTATATTGGGGAACGATGATTAGCATTGCGGAAATGATACGCTCTGGTACTACGGCATATGCCGATATGTATTTTCACTCAGAAGAAACAGCGAAAGCGTCTTTAGAAGCAGGGATAAGATGCTCTATTGCAAAAGGCCTTGTAGGATCCTCAGAAGAAGATGAACAGCGTATGGCGGATACACGCACTCTTTATAAAGAATGGAACGGAGCTGGTGATGGAATTATCAGCGTGATGGCAGGGCCTCATGCTCCATACACTTGTGATGCCAGTTTCTTAGGAAAAGTCATGAATCTTTCTGATGAACTAAATATACCGATACACATTCATCTTTCGGAAAGTGAGAAGGAAATAGAAGAAAGCATAAAAAAGCATGGAAAGTCTCCTATTGCTCACGTTCACAGTCTGGGTCTTTTCAAACATCACGTACTGGCAGCACATTGCGTTTACTTAATGCCAGGAGATATTCAACTTTTAAGGGAAGAAAATATTTATGTCGCACATAATCCGCTCAGCAATTTGAAACTAGGGAACGGAATAGCGTCGATCCACGAAATGAAAGAGGCAGGAGTGAATATTGCGCTGGGAACAGATAGTTCCTGCAGTAACAACAACCTAAATCTTTTTGAAGAAATGAAAATGGCATCCTTGTTAGCTAAAGGAAAAACAACAGATTCTACGGTTTTGTCAGCTTTTGAAACATTGCAAATGGCAACGAAAAATGGAGCAAGAGCGTTAAACTTAGAAGAAAGTATTGGCGTATTAAAAGTTGGAGGAAAAGCAGATCTTATTCTTATTAATATGGATCAACCTCATTGGTATCCTCATCAAAACCTAATATCATCCTTAGTATATTCCTCCCATGGTTCAGATGTAGAGACGGTCATCATAAATGGAAAAGTGGTTATGGAAAAGAAAGAGTTTAAGACCATCGACTTAGAAAAAATCAAATACGAATCAAAAAAAATAGTTGAACGAATATACTAA
- the recJ gene encoding single-stranded-DNA-specific exonuclease RecJ — MNFNEKKWNYLQNESPLPGAYNPYIEKILMLKGIKDIEEMDEFLSEKPIRTYDPGKLYNMDKVVDRIKMALDRQEKIVFYGDYDVDGITSVALLIDFFYPLSKKIDYYIPMRRGEGYGLNKEAIDELKKEYQADLMITVDCGISAVEEIQYAKNQGIDVIVTDHHSPGKEMPDCLIINPKNQDCQYPYKNLCGCAVAFKVAQALQVSLNLPKTHLNKLLDLVALATICDVVPLENENRTLVKYGLRLINRKKRTGIRVLLEQIGMSHKEITAGHVGFMIGPHFNASGRMDDAALGVRLLMTQSDSVARKIATDLIKLNKERRHTQDVGLEICKNLVDKHFLQDLFLTVEAPDLHEGVIGIIAGRLRDLYYRPILVLTPSEEDPDIYTGSGRSVEGFHLFNALSELDHLMIKFGGHANACGLKIKRENIDVLRNKLNQCIEKELKKNPDLLKKKINIYAEMTPEHVDEELIDQLKRLEPYGMGNEKPMFMMKDLSLCKDSPVQSLGKENQHVKINQFYQGENLISGNIEIIGFGYTEDAGKIFKESTFFDLVFFPQMNEWKGKKTKQLLIGDMRASDKR, encoded by the coding sequence ATGAATTTTAATGAAAAAAAATGGAATTACTTGCAAAACGAATCGCCGCTACCAGGTGCTTATAATCCATATATAGAAAAAATTCTAATGCTTAAAGGCATTAAGGATATTGAGGAAATGGATGAATTCCTTTCAGAAAAACCTATCAGGACATATGATCCTGGCAAGTTATACAATATGGATAAAGTAGTTGATCGTATTAAAATGGCTTTAGATCGTCAGGAAAAAATTGTTTTCTATGGTGATTATGACGTTGATGGGATTACATCCGTTGCACTTTTGATTGATTTTTTCTATCCTTTATCAAAAAAGATTGATTATTATATTCCTATGAGAAGAGGCGAGGGCTATGGTCTAAACAAGGAAGCTATCGATGAATTAAAAAAAGAATACCAAGCTGATTTAATGATTACGGTAGATTGTGGCATTAGCGCTGTGGAAGAAATCCAGTATGCGAAGAACCAGGGGATAGATGTTATTGTAACGGATCATCATTCTCCAGGAAAAGAGATGCCTGACTGTCTGATTATCAATCCAAAAAATCAAGATTGCCAGTATCCATACAAAAACTTATGTGGGTGTGCGGTTGCCTTTAAGGTAGCACAGGCATTACAGGTGTCATTGAATCTTCCTAAAACACACTTAAATAAACTATTGGATTTAGTTGCATTAGCAACTATTTGCGATGTGGTTCCGTTAGAAAATGAAAATAGAACTCTAGTAAAATATGGCCTCAGGTTAATCAATCGAAAGAAAAGAACTGGCATCAGGGTATTGCTTGAACAAATAGGCATGAGCCATAAAGAAATAACGGCAGGTCATGTTGGTTTTATGATCGGACCACATTTCAATGCTTCTGGTCGCATGGACGATGCAGCATTAGGTGTAAGACTGCTTATGACACAAAGTGATTCAGTAGCCCGAAAAATTGCAACAGATCTTATAAAACTGAATAAAGAAAGACGGCATACACAAGATGTTGGCCTGGAGATTTGTAAAAATCTAGTAGATAAACACTTTTTACAAGATTTATTCCTTACAGTAGAAGCTCCGGACTTACATGAAGGTGTTATAGGGATTATAGCAGGTCGGCTTAGGGACTTATATTATAGACCGATCCTTGTTTTAACACCATCTGAAGAAGATCCGGACATTTATACTGGAAGTGGTAGAAGTGTGGAAGGGTTTCATCTTTTTAATGCATTATCAGAACTAGATCATTTAATGATCAAATTTGGTGGACATGCTAATGCATGTGGCTTAAAAATTAAGCGTGAAAACATTGATGTTTTAAGGAACAAATTGAATCAATGCATAGAAAAAGAGCTTAAGAAAAATCCTGATTTATTGAAAAAGAAAATAAATATATACGCTGAAATGACACCAGAGCATGTGGATGAAGAATTAATTGATCAGTTAAAAAGATTGGAACCTTATGGAATGGGAAATGAAAAGCCAATGTTTATGATGAAGGATCTATCTTTGTGTAAGGATAGTCCTGTACAGTCACTTGGGAAAGAAAATCAGCATGTTAAAATAAATCAATTTTATCAAGGTGAAAATTTGATCAGTGGAAATATTGAAATCATTGGTTTTGGGTATACAGAGGATGCGGGTAAAATTTTCAAAGAATCTACTTTTTTTGATTTAGTTTTTTTCCCTCAAATGAATGAGTGGAAAGGAAAAAAAACAAAACAGCTATTGATAGGGGATATGAGAGCGTCAGATAAGCGGTGA
- a CDS encoding NAD-dependent deacylase, translating to MMVQDSDIQQLARWIDESKKTVIFTGAGMSTESGIPDFRSDQGLWTKTDPMEVATVEAMNHRYDLFHEFYSIRIKNVQKKKPHTGYSVLAEWEKNENVVAVATQNVDRYHRKAGSHNVYELHGALEAVRCIRAGHSASVEDFLDQKPCSQCGSSLRPGVVLFGEMLPQQSWENALNQIQQSDLLMIIGTSLQVHPVNMLPSMAKGKTVLINRDDIQGSYHFDLTLKGSAEKILNDVNRRIKEQKNQ from the coding sequence ATGATGGTTCAAGATTCTGATATTCAACAACTGGCCCGATGGATCGATGAATCAAAAAAAACAGTCATTTTCACGGGTGCTGGAATGTCAACGGAAAGTGGAATACCTGATTTTAGGTCTGATCAAGGCCTGTGGACAAAAACAGATCCAATGGAAGTAGCGACCGTAGAGGCGATGAATCATCGATATGATCTTTTTCATGAGTTTTATTCTATACGTATTAAAAATGTACAAAAGAAAAAACCACATACGGGTTATTCTGTATTAGCTGAATGGGAAAAAAACGAAAACGTGGTGGCTGTAGCGACACAAAATGTTGACAGGTATCACCGAAAAGCAGGAAGTCATAATGTGTACGAGTTGCATGGAGCCTTAGAAGCTGTACGATGCATCCGTGCTGGACATTCTGCTTCTGTCGAAGATTTTTTGGATCAGAAACCATGTTCTCAATGTGGCAGTTCTTTAAGACCAGGGGTTGTCTTATTTGGAGAAATGTTACCACAACAGTCTTGGGAAAACGCATTAAACCAGATACAGCAGTCGGACCTATTAATGATTATTGGAACTAGCTTACAGGTACATCCAGTGAATATGCTTCCCTCAATGGCTAAAGGGAAAACAGTACTCATCAATCGGGATGATATACAAGGATCTTATCACTTTGATCTTACTCTGAAGGGCTCAGCAGAAAAAATACTTAACGATGTGAATCGAAGAATTAAGGAGCAAAAAAATCAATGA